From a single Seriola aureovittata isolate HTS-2021-v1 ecotype China chromosome 18, ASM2101889v1, whole genome shotgun sequence genomic region:
- the gal3st1b gene encoding galactosylceramide sulfotransferase, translating into MFGLKGTKCTPVIRGMILWALLTNIMLVLYCLTNPAQVKIRGYQEDTCPLSMAVLSKKNVTTHSERSKSQSEECSPAVNIMFMKTHKTASSTILNILFRFGEKHKLKFAFPDGRNDFFYPSAFMCSQVKDYKPGDCFNIVCNHMRFDRREVAKLLPPDAMYITILRDPVDLFESSFHYYHRAVPLTWRISGDNKLEEFLNNPQTFYSAEAYNSFYLRNLLFFDLGFDNNVEADDPRVMRDIHNLSKHFDLVLIAEYFEESLILLKDTLCWTMEDIIYFKLNARKSSSVSRLTPEFRAKALEWNGADWRLYQHFNATFWAKIERYGRERMKKEVNELRRRNAEMKAICIEGGNAVEAQKIQNSRFLPWQPVGESSILGYNMKKDIAPKFRTVCEKMLTPEIQYLTDLGVSLWLTRLWGWIKDTIFTV; encoded by the exons ATGTTTGGCCTCAAAGGAACTAAGTGCACACCTGTAATACGAGGGATGATTCTGTGGGCTCTATTGACCAACATCATGTTGGTGCTGTACTGTTTAACGAACCCAGCTCAAGTGAAGATCag GGGCTATCAGGAAGATACGTGTCCTCTCAGCATGGCAGTATTATCGAAGAAAAATGTGACCACGCATTCTGAACGCTCCAAATCCCAGTCAGAAGAGTGCTCCCCTGCAGTCAACATCATGTTCATGAAGACCCATAAAACTGCTAGTAGCACTATACTCAACATCCTGTTCCGATTTGGGGAAAAGCACAAGCTTAAATTCGCCTTCCCTGATGGACGCAATGACTTCTTCTATCCATCGGCTTTCATGTGCTCCCAGGTGAAGGACTACAAGCCTGGAGACTGTTTCAATATTGTTTGTAACCACATGCGCTTTGACCGCCGAGAAGTCGCCAAGCTCCTGCCTCCGGATGCCATGTACATCACCATCTTACGTGACCCTGTGGATCTGTTTGAGTCGTCCTTCCATTATTATCACAGAGCAGTTCCTCTCACGTGGAGGATCAGTGGAGATAACAAACTGGAAGAGTTTCTAAACAATCCTCAGACCTTTTACAGCGCTGAGGCTTACAACTCGTTCTATCTTAGAAATCTGCTCTTTTTTGACTTGGGTTTTGATAACAACGTTGAAGCTGATGACCCTCGTGTCATGAGGGACATTCATAACttatcaaaacattttgatttggtGCTCATAGCAGAATATTTTGAGGAGTCTCTAATCCTGCTTAAGGACACACTCTGTTGGACCATGGAGGACATAATATATTTTAAGCTAAATGCTCGCAAGAGTTCATCTGTATCTCGACTGACCCCTGAGTTCAGAGCCAAAGCTTTAGAGTGGAACGGGGCTGACTGGAGACTGTATCAGCACTTCAATGCTACCTTCTGGGCCAAAATAGAAAGGTATGGCAGAGAACGAATGAAAAAGGAGGTCAATGAGCTGAGGAGAAGAAATGCAGAGATGAAAGCAATCTGTATCGAGGGGGGAAATGCAGTTGAAGCCCAAAAGATTCAGAACAGTCGTTTTCTGCCCTGGCAGCCGGTTGGAGAGTCTTCCATCCTGGGTTACAACATGAAGAAAGATATTGCTCCCAAATTCAGGACAGTTTGTGAAAAGATGCTCACTCCGGAAATACAGTACTTGACAGATTTGGGTGTAAGTCTGTGGCTCACTCGACTATGGGGTTGGATAAAAGATAccatttttacagtttga